In Desulfomonile tiedjei DSM 6799, a genomic segment contains:
- a CDS encoding glycosyltransferase: protein MLTIQDYAAVTGQDVINHLWQLAQPIQGMKVVHVNSTRIGGGVAEILTKLVPLKKELGIDARWEVIAGNDRFYECTKNFHNGLQGKEVPLSDTLLAAYEEVNKDNAEEMRSVLEEADIVFIHDPQPLPLLEWCPNRKGKWIWRCHIDLSHPHRPVWKYLRKYVLGYDASIFSLPDFAQSLPHNLYLVAPSIDPLSEKNMDLDAKEVLKTQLQFGIDPERPMVLQVSRFDRFKDPVGVIQAYRLAKTFVPSLQLVLAGGGATDDPEGEAVLSQVRAVAHDDPDLYILLLAPDAHRTINALQRAADIVIQKSVREGFGLTVTEGLWKAKPVIGGNTGGIRLQVLNHHTGFLVSTPEGAALRIRYLLKRPEKIYEMGRKAREFVRENFLITRQLKEHLSLMVFLGIGRSERLELEMKSAESTPWMFQAV from the coding sequence ATGCTCACAATTCAGGACTATGCCGCAGTAACGGGCCAAGATGTCATCAATCACCTTTGGCAACTTGCTCAACCAATACAGGGAATGAAAGTCGTTCACGTGAACTCCACCCGAATCGGAGGTGGGGTCGCTGAAATCCTCACAAAACTTGTTCCTTTGAAGAAGGAGCTAGGAATCGACGCTCGATGGGAGGTTATTGCCGGAAATGACCGTTTTTATGAATGCACGAAGAATTTTCATAACGGTCTTCAAGGAAAAGAGGTTCCGCTCAGTGACACGCTCCTGGCTGCATATGAAGAAGTAAATAAAGATAATGCGGAAGAAATGCGCTCTGTGCTGGAGGAGGCGGATATCGTTTTCATCCACGATCCTCAACCGCTTCCTCTTTTGGAATGGTGTCCGAATCGAAAAGGAAAATGGATCTGGCGCTGTCATATCGATCTGAGCCACCCCCATCGACCGGTTTGGAAATATCTCAGAAAATATGTCCTTGGTTACGATGCAAGCATTTTCTCATTACCGGATTTTGCACAATCGTTGCCGCACAATTTGTATCTGGTAGCACCGAGCATCGATCCATTGAGCGAGAAGAATATGGATCTGGATGCAAAGGAAGTGCTCAAGACACAGCTCCAGTTCGGGATCGATCCTGAACGACCGATGGTGCTTCAGGTTTCCCGCTTCGATAGGTTTAAAGATCCGGTGGGAGTGATCCAGGCATACAGGTTGGCAAAAACGTTTGTGCCTTCTTTGCAACTGGTCCTTGCAGGGGGAGGAGCGACCGACGACCCTGAAGGAGAGGCGGTACTCTCGCAGGTCCGTGCTGTGGCTCACGACGATCCGGACCTGTACATTCTGCTCCTTGCTCCCGATGCGCACAGGACTATCAACGCGCTGCAAAGGGCTGCCGATATCGTGATTCAGAAGTCCGTGCGGGAAGGGTTCGGACTTACCGTGACTGAAGGCCTGTGGAAAGCGAAACCGGTAATTGGCGGCAACACCGGAGGCATCCGTCTCCAGGTCTTGAACCATCATACGGGATTTCTCGTAAGCACGCCTGAAGGAGCGGCTCTCCGCATCCGCTATCTTCTGAAGCGTCCCGAAAAGATTTATGAAATGGGACGAAAAGCAAGGGAGTTCGTGCGGGAAAATTTCCTTATTACTCGACAGTTGAAGGAGCATTTGAGCCTCATGGTGTTCCTCGGAATAGGACGATCCGAACGATTGGAACTCGAGATGAAGTCGGCAGAGAGTACTCCCTGGATGTTTCAAGCAGTATAG
- a CDS encoding transglycosylase SLT domain-containing protein codes for MKEGLMIAVLTVLLLVLIPAHCLSAPSQVPVDADSCFIQGKKFLDEGHLQNAKTAWERILSDPVYGGPAYLLIARAELKKGDAAAAEATLGKASKEMQNGPYAQAVREMLLELLCKRNCSEAVPLIEKTISNRSDKLKISLTLKLADLQRNLGDYKNAAKHYQWLYLQHPASLEGLRAADGLHKMELEGKIAKLTFSQTDQLARATRLYNKGRFDLAADVYQLLLKTKPEDTAMLLKLARCRYKGRQNEKAIALLNELMKKKMSDEDRMEVLYLLSLLHWRLDKDKEFQTYSKNLVDKGNIKLKRKALFNLGAHSFEKGAYAEADQYFKKLLDTNPEISTKVDVNWKRAWIKYWNGKYAEAADTFRETRQMSSGERIESASKYWQARALMQAGKWNDAESLLKDLVKANPVDYYAHEAQAILHAKGSTFEKNSTSSFPDVGISPVLASDKYIMAAMKLMDCGLYEFALMQVQMLPKATRSLQSVSLLIARAAYGAEKYHEARQILITAFGSIAYNPPDNAPAEFTEIAFPRIHFSQTMKYAEKHSVDPHLVWAIIRQESAYDPDSVSPAGALGLMQVTPAAIGLTRIHGKIPAKSIQDVLDPDRNIAYGTSILAKNLKKFKGNLVPAVASYNADENKVRSWLRKRGKMKQDEFIDNIPYFETRMYVKKVLAGYKAYSTLHRKKDLSGLW; via the coding sequence TTGAAAGAAGGTTTGATGATTGCCGTTCTTACAGTTCTTTTGCTGGTCTTGATTCCCGCCCATTGCTTGTCTGCTCCTTCACAAGTACCTGTTGATGCAGATTCGTGCTTTATACAAGGGAAAAAATTCCTGGACGAGGGGCATCTACAGAACGCGAAAACAGCGTGGGAAAGAATTCTTTCCGACCCCGTGTACGGAGGTCCCGCGTACCTCCTCATTGCCAGAGCAGAGCTGAAGAAAGGCGATGCCGCTGCTGCAGAGGCAACCCTCGGCAAAGCTTCCAAAGAGATGCAAAACGGACCGTACGCTCAGGCCGTACGCGAGATGCTTCTGGAGCTTCTCTGTAAGCGCAATTGTTCTGAAGCGGTGCCTTTAATCGAAAAGACGATCTCCAACAGGTCTGACAAGCTAAAAATTTCGCTTACTCTAAAACTCGCGGACCTGCAACGGAACCTGGGCGATTATAAAAACGCAGCCAAGCACTATCAGTGGCTCTATTTGCAGCATCCTGCGTCGCTTGAAGGTCTCAGAGCGGCAGATGGCCTGCACAAAATGGAGCTTGAGGGAAAAATCGCGAAGCTTACGTTTTCACAAACCGACCAGCTTGCCCGGGCCACGCGTCTTTATAATAAGGGGCGATTCGATCTCGCTGCAGACGTGTATCAACTACTGCTCAAGACGAAACCCGAAGATACTGCCATGCTCCTGAAGTTGGCCCGATGTCGATACAAGGGCCGACAGAATGAAAAGGCAATCGCTCTTCTGAACGAACTCATGAAGAAGAAAATGTCGGATGAGGATCGAATGGAGGTGCTGTATCTGCTGAGCCTTTTGCACTGGCGTCTTGACAAGGACAAGGAATTTCAAACCTATTCCAAAAATCTGGTGGACAAGGGAAATATCAAACTCAAACGGAAAGCCCTCTTCAATCTCGGTGCCCACAGTTTCGAAAAGGGAGCGTACGCGGAAGCAGATCAGTATTTCAAGAAGCTTCTCGATACCAATCCCGAGATCTCCACGAAAGTGGATGTGAATTGGAAAAGAGCCTGGATCAAATACTGGAACGGGAAGTATGCAGAAGCAGCCGACACTTTCCGTGAAACGAGACAAATGTCATCAGGGGAGCGCATTGAGTCGGCATCGAAATACTGGCAAGCCCGAGCCCTGATGCAGGCCGGTAAATGGAACGATGCCGAGTCGCTTCTTAAAGATCTCGTCAAGGCCAATCCGGTCGATTATTACGCTCATGAGGCTCAGGCCATTCTCCATGCGAAAGGCTCGACATTCGAGAAGAACTCCACCTCGAGTTTTCCGGATGTTGGTATTTCCCCGGTTCTTGCTTCGGACAAATACATTATGGCTGCAATGAAGCTCATGGACTGCGGTTTGTACGAATTTGCGTTGATGCAGGTGCAGATGTTGCCCAAAGCGACGAGATCGCTGCAATCCGTCAGTCTTCTTATTGCCAGAGCCGCTTATGGTGCGGAAAAATATCATGAAGCACGGCAGATCCTGATTACCGCTTTTGGATCTATTGCATACAATCCTCCAGACAATGCTCCTGCGGAATTCACCGAAATAGCGTTTCCCAGGATACATTTCTCTCAGACCATGAAATACGCGGAGAAGCACTCGGTAGACCCACATCTCGTGTGGGCGATAATTCGCCAGGAAAGCGCATATGACCCGGATTCCGTTTCTCCGGCGGGAGCGCTCGGGCTTATGCAAGTCACTCCGGCAGCAATAGGACTCACCAGAATTCACGGAAAGATTCCTGCAAAATCCATCCAGGATGTACTCGATCCTGACCGCAATATCGCTTATGGGACCAGTATTCTGGCGAAAAATCTCAAGAAATTTAAGGGAAACCTGGTCCCTGCAGTCGCGTCTTACAATGCCGACGAAAACAAGGTGAGAAGCTGGCTGCGAAAACGGGGAAAAATGAAGCAGGACGAGTTCATCGACAACATTCCGTATTTTGAGACGAGGATGTATGTGAAGAAGGTCCTTGCCGGGTACAAAGCATACAGTACGCTCCACAGGAAGAAAGATCTGTCCGGATTGTGGTAA
- a CDS encoding ImmA/IrrE family metallo-endopeptidase has product MKKKMAGENPEFEKNHPGAREMLEWIVRRLGGRIRNLNPFEEAENGSGSLVVNSDRTFTIFLSPYTSILRDNFTIAHELGHYFLHYKDEGEETVVFNRYGSDVFEWEANRFAAALLMPKEEFKQAVQVFNGNLSAVAGHFEVSVAAADVRNGYIHNV; this is encoded by the coding sequence GTGAAGAAGAAAATGGCCGGAGAAAACCCTGAATTCGAAAAAAACCATCCTGGTGCCAGGGAAATGCTCGAGTGGATAGTGAGGAGACTTGGTGGAAGAATTCGTAACCTGAATCCTTTTGAAGAAGCTGAAAATGGAAGCGGATCTCTCGTCGTAAATTCAGATCGAACATTTACAATATTTCTATCCCCGTACACTTCCATTTTGAGAGACAATTTTACGATAGCTCACGAGTTGGGCCATTATTTTCTACACTATAAAGATGAGGGGGAAGAAACAGTAGTCTTCAATCGCTACGGCTCTGATGTTTTCGAATGGGAAGCAAATAGATTTGCCGCTGCCTTGTTAATGCCGAAAGAAGAGTTCAAACAGGCTGTCCAAGTATTCAACGGTAATCTGTCTGCTGTTGCAGGTCATTTCGAAGTCTCAGTGGCAGCGGCAGATGTGAGAAACGGTTACATACATAATGTATGA
- a CDS encoding indolepyruvate oxidoreductase subunit beta: protein MIMLKDPYNIIIAGVGGQGNVLGSQLIGAILVEQKYKVTIGETYGASQRGGSVMSHVRISRVRQYGPLIPPGAADLIIALEPSEAARVLAHYGNRDTVAVVNTRPVYSIDVTSGSVAYPNVGELLQKIKGLAGRTFFLDATEKALEMGNPILANIVMLGAVSYGGMLPITESNLGKAISEVLSENKVGINLQAFAAGKDLAATTPHI, encoded by the coding sequence ATGATCATGCTCAAGGACCCGTACAACATCATCATTGCCGGAGTCGGCGGTCAAGGAAACGTCCTGGGCTCACAACTCATCGGAGCCATTCTCGTCGAACAAAAATACAAGGTAACCATAGGCGAAACATACGGAGCCTCCCAGCGTGGCGGCTCGGTAATGAGCCATGTGCGCATTTCCCGTGTTCGCCAGTACGGGCCGTTAATTCCCCCCGGAGCTGCAGACCTCATTATCGCGCTGGAGCCCAGCGAAGCCGCTCGGGTGCTGGCACATTACGGAAATCGCGATACTGTGGCTGTGGTGAACACGCGTCCGGTATACTCCATCGACGTGACAAGCGGCTCGGTAGCTTATCCGAATGTCGGGGAATTATTGCAGAAAATCAAAGGACTCGCGGGCAGAACATTCTTCCTGGACGCGACGGAGAAAGCGCTGGAAATGGGCAACCCCATACTGGCCAATATTGTCATGCTTGGAGCAGTATCCTACGGAGGAATGCTTCCCATTACGGAAAGCAATCTCGGGAAAGCAATCAGCGAAGTTCTCTCTGAAAATAAAGTGGGGATAAACCTTCAGGCTTTTGCAGCGGGAAAAGATTTAGCTGCAACGACTCCACACATTTAG
- a CDS encoding thiamine pyrophosphate-dependent enzyme — protein sequence MPLLNLNEPGKEVLFMGNEAIARGALEAGVQVATAYPGNPSSEIIASLAGVAPEQGMYVEWSVNEKVALEIAAAAACSNMNALVAMKQNGLNVASDFLLNLNLTGIRGALVMVVADDPSGISSTNEEDSRIYAKLADIPLLEPSTFQEAKEMTLQAFDLSRRIGNVVMIRSVTRISHARGNVVLGPLPAVLPSPHFDTSKPFCPMPSSASHPVLHRRFSQAEVILQDSAFNFYEGPDNPELIVITCGAGWFFAKEAVELLGLEATTGILKIGTTWPLPKELLFKTLKRTEKVLFLEEVDPVLENNVASLYAFHNRQLPAIEFMGKNSGHIPSTGELSPELVLRVLSKISGAPLPHHDEEYAVRAQEALADYAPSRSLAFCAGCPHRSSLWAIKKALILDGRDAVLFGDIGCYSLGIFSTGFFQLKTLHAMGSGTGMACGFGKFAELGVTQPSLAVCGDSTFFHAVVPGLINAVHSGSHFLLIVLDNSATAMTGFQPHPGSPVSAMGTPAVSIPIEDVCRSIGMDTTIRDPFDLEETSRTIFDLIQEQSGPKALVLRHECALVSARKGKPRYKLRVDPEKCIGENCGCDRLCTRVFKCPGLIWDKASAKSKIDEAICAGCGVCADICPARAIIREEA from the coding sequence ATGCCGCTTCTCAATCTGAACGAACCAGGCAAAGAAGTTCTTTTCATGGGAAATGAGGCCATCGCGAGGGGAGCCCTGGAAGCAGGGGTTCAGGTGGCTACTGCGTATCCAGGAAATCCAAGCTCCGAGATTATCGCTTCCCTCGCCGGTGTTGCCCCTGAACAGGGAATGTACGTCGAATGGTCGGTGAACGAAAAAGTGGCACTGGAAATAGCCGCGGCTGCAGCCTGTTCCAACATGAATGCGCTTGTGGCCATGAAACAGAACGGTCTTAACGTTGCCTCGGATTTCCTGCTGAACCTGAACTTGACCGGCATCCGAGGCGCTCTCGTCATGGTGGTTGCAGACGATCCTTCTGGGATTTCCAGTACGAACGAGGAAGATTCGCGGATTTACGCAAAGCTTGCGGACATACCACTCCTGGAGCCTTCGACGTTTCAAGAAGCGAAAGAAATGACGCTCCAGGCCTTCGATCTTTCTCGACGTATCGGAAATGTGGTGATGATCCGCAGTGTCACCAGGATATCCCACGCTCGGGGTAATGTGGTGCTCGGGCCTTTGCCGGCGGTTTTACCTTCGCCCCATTTCGACACGTCCAAACCGTTCTGTCCCATGCCCAGTTCCGCTTCTCATCCGGTTCTTCATCGCCGGTTTTCCCAGGCCGAGGTGATACTGCAGGACAGCGCTTTCAACTTCTACGAAGGTCCGGATAACCCGGAACTCATCGTAATTACGTGCGGCGCAGGCTGGTTTTTCGCCAAGGAGGCGGTTGAGCTGCTCGGGCTGGAAGCAACAACCGGAATCCTGAAGATCGGAACAACATGGCCTCTTCCCAAGGAACTCCTCTTTAAAACGCTAAAACGTACCGAGAAGGTGCTGTTCCTTGAAGAAGTCGATCCGGTTTTGGAGAATAATGTCGCATCACTGTATGCCTTCCATAACAGACAACTCCCGGCAATCGAATTCATGGGAAAGAATTCCGGACACATTCCTTCAACTGGAGAGCTGTCACCCGAACTGGTGTTGAGAGTACTCTCAAAAATAAGCGGTGCTCCGCTTCCCCACCATGATGAGGAATATGCAGTCAGAGCCCAAGAAGCCCTTGCAGACTATGCTCCTTCCAGGTCTCTTGCTTTCTGCGCAGGATGCCCACACCGCAGTTCTCTCTGGGCGATCAAGAAGGCCTTGATTTTGGATGGCAGAGACGCTGTTCTTTTCGGTGACATCGGATGTTATTCCCTCGGGATATTCTCCACGGGCTTCTTTCAGTTGAAGACGCTTCATGCTATGGGTTCCGGAACCGGTATGGCATGCGGGTTCGGCAAGTTTGCAGAGCTGGGAGTCACTCAACCCAGTCTGGCAGTATGCGGAGATTCCACGTTCTTTCATGCCGTCGTACCCGGTCTGATAAATGCCGTCCATTCAGGCTCACACTTTCTTCTGATTGTTCTGGACAACAGCGCCACCGCAATGACCGGTTTTCAGCCTCATCCGGGCAGCCCTGTGAGCGCCATGGGAACGCCTGCAGTTTCTATCCCGATTGAAGATGTGTGCAGATCGATAGGCATGGACACAACAATCCGAGACCCGTTCGATCTGGAGGAGACATCCCGAACAATTTTTGATCTGATCCAGGAGCAGTCGGGCCCGAAAGCACTAGTGCTCAGGCATGAGTGTGCTCTGGTGAGTGCCAGAAAAGGCAAGCCCCGGTACAAACTGAGGGTCGATCCTGAAAAATGCATCGGAGAGAACTGCGGCTGCGACCGTCTGTGCACGAGAGTTTTCAAGTGTCCCGGGTTGATTTGGGACAAAGCTTCGGCCAAATCCAAGATTGACGAAGCCATATGCGCCGGTTGCGGGGTTTGCGCGGATATCTGTCCTGCACGGGCTATCATCAGAGAAGAGGCATGA
- a CDS encoding Coenzyme F420 hydrogenase/dehydrogenase, beta subunit C-terminal domain: MHEISGLEELNRSVLENGLCAACGACVGRCPYLTKFKGKTVKLDTCTVEKGRCHAYCPMTFFDPQAAGPALFGTAYDNSGIGNVIQSTAARSCAPEVRSIAQGGGVVTSLVSAALEEGIIQAAVLTSSADDGFPCGIVATDRHAVMNCSGSKFVGAHTLEALRDALDRGFDRIGIVGLPCQVRAIRKMALLDLKNEHLQERLSLVVGLFCNWALSVRELLPFLHAELKGHAVKKFDIPPPPANLLIAYTAENQTIEIPLDNVRQFIQKACTVCGDMTSEFADVSVGMYEGRPGWNTVLVRTTTGSNLIKLAEEKRKIELEPFPDENLHHLKSAALKKKLRETDPQGRSERS; the protein is encoded by the coding sequence ATGCATGAGATTTCGGGGCTGGAAGAGTTGAATCGCAGTGTCCTGGAGAACGGCCTCTGCGCAGCATGCGGCGCATGCGTCGGCCGATGCCCTTACCTTACCAAATTTAAAGGAAAAACCGTTAAGTTGGATACATGCACTGTGGAAAAAGGAAGATGTCATGCTTACTGTCCCATGACATTCTTCGATCCCCAGGCAGCCGGTCCGGCTCTCTTCGGTACAGCATACGATAATTCCGGGATTGGAAATGTGATCCAGTCGACTGCCGCGCGGTCCTGTGCACCGGAAGTCCGCTCCATCGCTCAGGGCGGAGGTGTGGTGACTTCGCTCGTAAGTGCAGCCCTGGAGGAAGGAATCATCCAGGCCGCGGTACTGACATCATCTGCTGATGACGGCTTTCCGTGTGGGATAGTGGCAACTGACCGACATGCCGTAATGAACTGCTCGGGATCCAAATTCGTTGGTGCTCATACGTTGGAAGCGCTACGGGATGCGCTCGATCGGGGATTTGACCGAATTGGGATTGTCGGGCTGCCCTGTCAGGTGCGAGCCATCCGAAAAATGGCCCTGCTCGATCTCAAGAACGAACATTTGCAGGAGCGTTTGAGCCTGGTTGTAGGACTTTTCTGTAATTGGGCACTCTCCGTGAGAGAGCTTCTGCCGTTTCTGCACGCGGAACTGAAAGGTCACGCGGTCAAGAAATTCGATATTCCCCCTCCCCCTGCCAATCTCTTGATAGCCTATACTGCAGAAAATCAGACCATAGAGATACCGCTGGACAATGTACGTCAATTTATCCAGAAAGCCTGCACCGTATGCGGTGACATGACATCCGAATTTGCCGACGTTTCGGTTGGCATGTACGAAGGCAGACCGGGTTGGAATACGGTGCTCGTCCGCACAACAACGGGAAGCAATCTTATCAAACTGGCTGAAGAAAAGAGGAAGATCGAATTGGAGCCATTTCCTGACGAGAATCTCCATCATCTCAAAAGTGCTGCCTTAAAGAAGAAACTACGAGAGACCGATCCGCAAGGTCGGTCGGAGCGGAGTTGA
- a CDS encoding VOC family protein, whose product MRLPAGHARRLFLGFTCSIMFLVVFALLIAHNTEAESSNYTRSSVDDYPLTIGIPTSNPETTIKFYKMLGFRITEGLSRGLDIVCMEKEGTPYKLEICHNKFTEAGPLFGGVSGMSFKVQNLNHSVQELKNRGMTFLETDGLRDGVKYASLTDPNGISIKLFEH is encoded by the coding sequence ATGAGATTGCCGGCTGGCCACGCTAGAAGGCTCTTTCTTGGTTTTACCTGTTCGATAATGTTTCTTGTGGTGTTCGCTCTTCTAATCGCTCACAATACCGAAGCTGAATCGTCGAATTACACCAGGTCCTCTGTTGACGACTATCCGCTCACTATCGGAATTCCCACTTCAAATCCTGAAACAACCATAAAGTTCTATAAAATGCTTGGTTTCAGAATAACAGAAGGGCTTTCCCGCGGATTAGACATAGTTTGCATGGAAAAAGAAGGCACACCGTACAAACTGGAAATCTGTCACAACAAATTCACCGAAGCGGGACCGCTCTTCGGTGGAGTTTCCGGCATGAGTTTCAAAGTACAGAATCTGAATCATTCAGTCCAGGAACTAAAAAACAGGGGAATGACTTTTCTCGAAACCGACGGATTGAGAGATGGTGTGAAGTACGCATCTCTTACGGATCCCAATGGAATAAGTATTAAACTCTTCGAGCACTGA
- a CDS encoding ABC transporter substrate-binding protein — protein sequence MLNRKSLGILCTVLAMVALLSTCCFAETRGVTKDSVKMGMIMVKTGPVAALGLPYGWGTEDVFRQASEKGGINGRKIELFWEDDQFKTPNAIAQFKKLLFTDNVLTIVTCGGTPQTIALMDLIQEYKVPNIPNALTEEMYNPYRPYMFIFGAAYEAQIDIMFDYIMEDLKAKNPKIAVVYAETEFGKKGLEAARKRAQQYGLKLEAEQVLNIGTVDASSQVLALKKAGVDYVVTCNLVPPIITFLRDAEKFDYKPTVFGINWSCDDMVINACKTAANNYYGVSFVGGWEDNSPGMAKVRELAKKYNRDPKKMLTSLYTSGAAVGLLFEEGLKRAGTDLTPESLKSALETLNNYDLAGIMPPVTYTSTSHAPQNKCKIYKADVPAGTMKPVTDWREPKVMK from the coding sequence ATGCTGAACCGAAAATCGTTGGGGATTCTCTGCACTGTGCTGGCAATGGTGGCTCTGTTGTCCACCTGCTGCTTCGCCGAAACCAGAGGTGTTACTAAAGACAGTGTCAAAATGGGCATGATCATGGTGAAAACGGGTCCGGTCGCCGCTTTGGGTCTTCCTTACGGCTGGGGCACAGAAGATGTCTTTCGTCAAGCGAGCGAAAAAGGCGGTATAAACGGGCGCAAGATAGAACTCTTTTGGGAGGACGATCAGTTCAAAACTCCCAACGCAATCGCGCAATTCAAGAAACTCCTCTTCACCGATAACGTGCTCACAATTGTGACATGCGGAGGAACTCCACAGACAATCGCATTGATGGACCTTATTCAGGAATACAAAGTCCCCAACATTCCCAACGCTCTTACAGAGGAAATGTACAATCCCTACAGACCGTACATGTTCATTTTCGGGGCAGCGTACGAAGCCCAGATCGACATTATGTTCGATTACATCATGGAAGATCTTAAAGCAAAGAATCCCAAGATTGCGGTAGTGTACGCGGAAACCGAGTTCGGCAAAAAAGGATTGGAAGCGGCAAGAAAACGAGCACAGCAGTATGGACTCAAACTGGAAGCAGAACAGGTTCTGAATATCGGCACAGTCGATGCCAGTTCCCAGGTACTTGCCCTCAAAAAGGCCGGGGTAGATTACGTGGTCACGTGTAACCTTGTCCCGCCCATTATCACCTTCCTGAGGGATGCAGAGAAATTCGATTACAAACCCACCGTGTTCGGTATCAACTGGTCCTGCGACGATATGGTGATCAATGCATGTAAAACAGCGGCCAACAACTACTATGGCGTGAGTTTCGTCGGTGGCTGGGAAGACAATTCTCCGGGAATGGCCAAAGTCCGTGAGCTTGCCAAGAAATACAACCGGGATCCCAAGAAGATGCTCACTTCGCTGTACACCTCCGGTGCGGCTGTCGGGCTGCTCTTCGAAGAGGGTCTGAAACGTGCCGGCACGGATTTGACCCCGGAATCGCTGAAGTCTGCACTGGAGACCTTGAACAACTATGATCTGGCGGGAATCATGCCGCCGGTTACGTACACATCCACGAGCCACGCCCCTCAGAACAAGTGTAAGATCTACAAAGCAGACGTGCCCGCAGGAACGATGAAACCCGTGACCGATTGGCGGGAACCCAAAGTAATGAAATAA
- a CDS encoding branched-chain amino acid ABC transporter permease → MRSKTFRESYREDIQIFNTVWTKSWLTLFLAALLTLPWWGGPYFVYMANISGIAIIAALGLNILTGFTGQISLGHAAFVALGAYSAAILSTRFGLPFWITLPGGGIVAAAFGILLGFPCLRLKGLYLAMATMSFGIVVEYAVTHWESLTMGVRGIKVPSPSLFGYSLSNEYSMFYLILVVVILLTAAAKNLMRTRVGRAFVAIRDQDIAASVIGVNLTHYKVMSFAISAFYAGVAGGLYAYSITYLHPENFTLLLSIEYIAMIIVGGLGSILGTIFGAVFLTVMPDVIKACLTFLGQYMAFFHGSYNEEWNIAAFGLLIMLFLIAEPTGLNGIWVRIRTSFKNWPFTY, encoded by the coding sequence ATGAGAAGCAAGACCTTTAGAGAATCCTACAGAGAAGACATTCAGATATTCAATACGGTCTGGACCAAGTCCTGGCTCACGCTATTCCTGGCGGCACTTTTGACCCTTCCGTGGTGGGGAGGACCTTATTTTGTTTATATGGCCAATATTTCAGGGATAGCCATCATTGCTGCCCTCGGTTTAAATATACTCACCGGATTTACCGGCCAGATTTCCCTCGGTCATGCCGCGTTTGTAGCATTGGGAGCGTACTCTGCGGCCATTCTTTCAACGAGATTTGGTCTACCTTTTTGGATCACGCTGCCAGGCGGCGGAATAGTGGCTGCCGCATTCGGGATTCTTCTCGGGTTTCCGTGCCTGCGTCTCAAAGGTTTGTACCTCGCTATGGCTACCATGTCTTTCGGGATAGTTGTAGAATATGCAGTCACTCACTGGGAATCGCTCACAATGGGTGTCCGCGGGATAAAGGTACCGAGCCCGTCGCTCTTCGGGTATTCGCTTTCCAACGAATACAGCATGTTTTACCTGATTTTGGTAGTTGTCATACTCCTTACAGCGGCGGCAAAGAATCTCATGCGGACGAGAGTCGGACGTGCATTCGTGGCAATCCGCGATCAGGACATTGCAGCAAGCGTGATCGGGGTTAATCTCACGCACTATAAAGTGATGTCGTTTGCCATAAGTGCGTTCTACGCCGGAGTTGCCGGTGGTCTTTATGCCTATTCCATCACCTATCTGCATCCCGAGAATTTTACGCTCCTGCTATCCATTGAATATATTGCGATGATCATTGTCGGTGGACTCGGGTCGATTCTGGGTACAATATTCGGCGCGGTTTTCCTGACTGTCATGCCGGACGTAATCAAAGCATGTCTCACGTTTCTCGGCCAATACATGGCTTTCTTTCACGGAAGCTACAATGAGGAATGGAATATAGCGGCATTCGGGCTGCTCATCATGCTGTTTCTCATTGCCGAGCCTACAGGGTTGAACGGAATTTGGGTTCGAATCAGAACGAGTTTCAAAAATTGGCCTTTCACCTATTAA